From Saccharothrix espanaensis DSM 44229, the proteins below share one genomic window:
- a CDS encoding HNH endonuclease family protein: MSRRALTVLFAVLLTGCGTFPAATGGSGAEKVPTGTPDAATARARLAELPVAEPGRLDGYVRDCDKGAACVFGQPWFDVDGDGCDQRSQVLARDLVDVKVKEGRCAVTSGTLYDPYTGETITSVSKIQIDHVVPLAEMWRSGASAWTPERRTAAANDLRNLVAVQGKANQSKGDKTPDEWMPPSPGYACAYARIYVGVKADFGLTVSTPERTALEQTLTPCP; encoded by the coding sequence ATGTCCCGGCGCGCGTTGACCGTGCTGTTCGCCGTCCTGCTGACCGGTTGCGGCACGTTCCCCGCCGCCACCGGCGGTTCCGGCGCGGAGAAGGTCCCCACCGGGACGCCGGACGCGGCGACCGCCCGCGCCCGGCTGGCCGAACTGCCGGTGGCCGAACCCGGTCGTCTCGACGGCTACGTCCGGGACTGCGACAAGGGCGCGGCGTGCGTGTTCGGCCAGCCCTGGTTCGACGTGGACGGTGACGGCTGCGACCAGCGCAGCCAGGTGCTCGCGCGTGACCTGGTGGACGTCAAGGTCAAGGAAGGCCGCTGCGCGGTCACGTCCGGCACGCTGTACGACCCGTACACCGGGGAGACGATCACCAGCGTGTCCAAGATCCAGATCGACCACGTCGTGCCGTTGGCCGAGATGTGGCGCAGCGGCGCGTCCGCGTGGACCCCCGAACGCCGCACGGCCGCCGCCAACGACCTGCGCAACCTCGTTGCCGTGCAGGGGAAGGCGAACCAGTCCAAAGGGGACAAGACGCCGGACGAGTGGATGCCGCCGAGCCCCGGCTACGCCTGCGCGTACGCCCGGATCTACGTGGGCGTCAAAGCCGACTTCGGGCTGACCGTGAGCACCCCGGAACGCACCGCGCTGGAGCAGACCCTGACCCCCTGTCCCTGA
- a CDS encoding chitinase, which yields MIRRLARLLAAGAAVLLTASLTTGASAAPVAEDTCPVKSRPTGKVLHGYWENWDGAKNGVHPPLGWIPITDQRIRDNGYNVINAAFPVILNDGTVLWEDGMDATVKVATPAEMCAAKAAGLTILMSIGGATAGIDLNSTAVADKFVNTVVPILQKYNFDGIDIDVETGLVGGGNINTLSPSQANLIRIIDGVLARMPSNFGLTMAPETAYVTGGSVVYGSIWGAYLPVIKKYADNGRLWWLNMQYYNGSMYGCSGDSYQAGTVQGFTAQTNCLNKGLVIQGTTIKVPFDKQVPGLPAQPGAGGGYMSTGLVSQAYNTYGGQLKGLMTWSINWDGSKGWTFGRNVKALQGRR from the coding sequence ATGATTCGTCGGCTTGCACGACTGCTCGCCGCCGGCGCGGCGGTGCTGCTCACCGCCTCGCTGACCACCGGGGCGAGCGCGGCGCCGGTGGCCGAGGACACCTGCCCGGTGAAGTCCAGGCCCACCGGCAAGGTGCTGCACGGGTACTGGGAGAACTGGGACGGCGCCAAGAACGGCGTGCACCCGCCGCTGGGCTGGATCCCCATCACCGACCAGCGCATCCGGGACAACGGGTACAACGTCATCAACGCGGCGTTCCCGGTGATCCTCAACGACGGCACCGTGCTGTGGGAAGACGGCATGGACGCCACCGTCAAGGTGGCCACGCCCGCCGAGATGTGCGCGGCCAAGGCCGCCGGCCTGACCATCCTGATGTCGATCGGCGGCGCGACCGCCGGGATCGACCTGAACTCGACCGCGGTGGCCGACAAGTTCGTCAACACGGTGGTGCCGATCCTGCAGAAGTACAACTTCGACGGCATCGACATCGACGTGGAGACCGGCCTGGTGGGCGGCGGCAACATCAACACGCTGTCCCCCTCGCAGGCGAACCTGATCCGGATCATCGACGGCGTGCTCGCCCGGATGCCGTCCAACTTCGGCCTGACCATGGCGCCGGAGACGGCGTACGTGACCGGCGGCAGCGTGGTCTACGGCTCGATCTGGGGCGCGTACCTGCCGGTCATCAAGAAGTACGCCGACAACGGGCGGCTGTGGTGGCTGAACATGCAGTACTACAACGGCAGCATGTACGGCTGTAGCGGTGACTCGTACCAGGCGGGCACCGTGCAGGGCTTCACCGCGCAGACCAACTGCCTGAACAAGGGGCTGGTCATCCAGGGCACGACGATCAAGGTGCCGTTCGACAAGCAGGTGCCGGGTCTGCCGGCGCAGCCGGGCGCGGGCGGCGGCTACATGTCCACCGGCCTGGTCTCCCAGGCGTACAACACCTACGGCGGCCAGCTGAAGGGTCTGATGACCTGGTCGATCAACTGGGACGGCTCGAAGGGCTGGACGTTCGGGCGCAACGTGAAGGCGTTGCAGGGCCGCCGCTGA
- a CDS encoding amidohydrolase, translating into MAADLILTNATVHTVDSARPHATTLAVEGGRVLSLDEVVPGPGTEVRDLGGAFVMPGLVDVHNHHALAGRSALFELGFGGDHGFEAILDAVRDWSRDLGPDEWVVGGAWASTLVETLSRESARHALDAAAAGRPVMLTDDSRHNRWVSSRALELAGVTAATPDPAGGVIVRDPATGAPTGVLLEAAGVQVERAVRKTGTLTEEQHARASRHAIGVLHSYGITAFQDAGVSVDILNALKTLDDAGELAAWVVSSLLVNDPIFGFDPIGSELMALAGRYRGEHHRPDFVKIFLDGVPPTRTAAFLEPYLPDDVHGACFHGAPTMPPAELEGWLRAAATAGLSAKIHCTGDAAVRATLDAVEKLRGEGHTETRFQVAHGQFVHPDDLARFGALGVAADISPFLWVPGVIPSAIANVLPADRASRMQPNRSLLDSGALVAGGSDWPVSESPNAWEGIQGLVTRQDPAGAHPGALWPEQAITLTEAVEAFTLSGARAMGVDDVTGSLTPGKSADFVILDRNPFESAIGDLYTTAVTETWFAGRQVFKR; encoded by the coding sequence TTGGCAGCCGATCTGATCCTCACCAACGCGACGGTCCACACGGTCGACAGCGCGCGCCCCCACGCCACGACGCTGGCCGTCGAAGGTGGCCGCGTGCTCTCGCTCGACGAGGTCGTGCCCGGACCGGGCACCGAGGTCCGCGACCTGGGCGGCGCGTTCGTCATGCCCGGCCTGGTCGACGTGCACAACCACCACGCGCTGGCCGGGCGGTCCGCGCTGTTCGAGCTCGGGTTCGGCGGCGACCACGGCTTCGAGGCGATCCTCGACGCGGTCCGCGACTGGTCGCGCGACCTCGGCCCGGACGAGTGGGTGGTCGGCGGCGCGTGGGCGTCGACGCTGGTCGAGACGCTGTCGCGGGAGTCGGCCCGGCACGCGCTGGACGCGGCGGCGGCCGGCCGGCCGGTCATGCTCACCGACGACAGCAGGCACAACCGGTGGGTGAGCAGCCGGGCGCTGGAACTGGCCGGCGTGACCGCGGCGACCCCGGACCCGGCGGGCGGCGTGATCGTGCGCGACCCGGCCACCGGCGCGCCCACCGGCGTGCTGCTGGAGGCGGCGGGCGTGCAGGTCGAGCGGGCGGTGCGGAAGACCGGCACGCTGACCGAGGAGCAGCACGCGCGGGCGTCCCGGCACGCGATCGGCGTCCTGCACTCCTACGGCATCACCGCGTTCCAGGACGCCGGCGTCTCGGTCGACATCCTCAACGCGCTCAAGACGCTGGACGACGCCGGTGAACTGGCCGCCTGGGTGGTGTCGTCGCTTCTGGTCAACGACCCCATCTTCGGCTTCGACCCGATCGGCTCGGAGCTGATGGCGCTGGCCGGGCGCTACCGCGGCGAGCACCACCGGCCGGACTTCGTGAAGATCTTCCTCGACGGCGTCCCGCCCACCCGCACCGCCGCGTTCCTGGAGCCCTACCTGCCCGACGACGTGCACGGCGCGTGCTTCCACGGCGCGCCGACCATGCCGCCGGCCGAGCTGGAGGGCTGGTTGCGCGCCGCCGCGACCGCCGGGCTCTCCGCCAAGATCCACTGCACCGGCGACGCCGCGGTCCGCGCGACCCTCGACGCGGTCGAGAAGCTGCGCGGCGAAGGCCACACCGAGACCAGGTTCCAGGTGGCGCACGGGCAGTTCGTGCACCCCGACGACCTGGCCCGGTTCGGCGCGCTGGGCGTCGCCGCGGACATCTCGCCGTTCCTGTGGGTGCCCGGGGTGATCCCGTCGGCGATCGCGAACGTGCTGCCCGCCGACCGCGCGTCCCGGATGCAGCCCAACCGGTCGCTGCTCGACAGCGGCGCGCTGGTCGCGGGCGGGTCGGACTGGCCGGTCAGCGAGTCGCCCAACGCGTGGGAGGGCATCCAGGGCCTGGTCACCCGGCAGGACCCGGCGGGCGCGCACCCAGGCGCGCTGTGGCCCGAGCAGGCGATCACGCTCACCGAAGCCGTCGAGGCGTTCACCCTGTCCGGGGCCCGCGCGATGGGCGTGGACGACGTGACCGGGTCGCTGACCCCCGGCAAGTCCGCCGACTTCGTGATCCTGGACCGCAACCCGTTCGAGAGCGCGATCGGCGACCTCTACACGACGGCGGTGACCGAGACCTGGTTCGCCGGCCGCCAGGTCTTCAAGCGCTGA
- a CDS encoding nucleoside phosphorylase, protein MADGRAHHLHLTAGDVGGYALLPNNPDHVAALAAHLDDPVFVARNREFETWRGTLDRETVVVTSTGVGGPSTALAVEELAALGVHTMIRVGVSGSLRPDIGNGELAVVTAAIRDEGTTRQYLPVEFPAVASIDVVLALQEAAVAGGVPHRRGIVHTKDSYYGEMEPERMPLAAALVERLDIWRRGGAISSEMETAAVLVVGSVLDVRTGGVVLMWSEDAIRDGGPAPAVEPLFATAVGALRRLVAAHVEAGAAGAA, encoded by the coding sequence ATGGCCGACGGCCGCGCCCACCACCTGCACCTCACCGCCGGGGACGTCGGCGGCTACGCGCTGCTGCCGAACAACCCCGACCACGTCGCCGCACTCGCCGCGCACCTCGACGACCCCGTCTTCGTCGCTCGCAACCGTGAGTTCGAGACCTGGCGCGGGACCCTCGACCGCGAGACCGTCGTGGTCACCTCGACCGGCGTCGGCGGGCCGTCGACCGCGCTCGCGGTGGAGGAACTGGCCGCGCTCGGCGTCCACACGATGATCCGCGTCGGCGTGTCCGGTTCGCTGCGGCCCGACATCGGCAACGGGGAACTGGCCGTCGTCACCGCCGCGATCCGCGACGAGGGGACCACCCGGCAGTACCTGCCCGTCGAGTTCCCCGCCGTGGCGTCGATCGACGTGGTGCTGGCCCTCCAGGAAGCGGCGGTCGCCGGGGGAGTGCCGCACCGGCGCGGAATCGTGCACACCAAGGACTCCTACTACGGCGAGATGGAACCCGAGCGGATGCCGCTCGCCGCGGCGCTGGTCGAACGCCTCGACATCTGGCGCCGGGGCGGGGCGATCAGCTCCGAGATGGAGACCGCGGCGGTCCTCGTCGTCGGGTCCGTGCTCGACGTGCGGACCGGCGGTGTCGTGCTGATGTGGAGCGAGGACGCCATCCGTGACGGCGGGCCCGCGCCGGCCGTGGAACCGCTGTTCGCCACCGCCGTCGGGGCGCTGCGCCGGCTTGTCGCCGCTCACGTCGAGGCGGGTGCCGCCGGTGCGGCGTGA
- a CDS encoding NmrA family NAD(P)-binding protein yields MTNHPILVLGGTGKAGRRVAARLRALDVPVRVPTRSGPLPFDWTDDTTWPAALAGARAVFVVPFDGLLLTRPFVARAVAAGVERIVLLSGRGLDVPDYPQITSGATHSDGEAAVRAADVAWTVLRPTWFAQNFSEGFFRDAVAAGDLRLPAGDGAVGFVDADDIADVAVAALTGSGHGGHTYELSGPRALSMAEAAAEIATATGRPVRYTALDLATYRAELVAAGWPESDARELGLVVTAVRDGLDAYLSDGVERALGRPPRDFTAFAAAATWP; encoded by the coding sequence GTGACCAACCATCCGATCCTCGTCCTCGGCGGCACGGGCAAAGCCGGCCGGCGCGTCGCGGCCCGCCTGCGCGCCCTCGACGTCCCCGTCCGCGTGCCGACCCGCTCCGGCCCCCTCCCGTTCGACTGGACCGACGACACCACCTGGCCCGCCGCGCTCGCCGGGGCGCGGGCGGTGTTCGTGGTGCCGTTCGACGGCCTGCTGCTGACCCGGCCGTTCGTGGCCCGCGCGGTGGCGGCAGGCGTCGAACGGATCGTGCTGCTGTCCGGCCGGGGCCTCGACGTGCCCGACTACCCGCAGATCACGTCCGGTGCGACGCACTCCGACGGGGAGGCGGCGGTGCGGGCAGCGGACGTGGCGTGGACCGTGCTGCGGCCGACGTGGTTCGCGCAGAACTTCAGCGAGGGCTTCTTCCGGGACGCGGTCGCGGCGGGCGACCTGCGCCTGCCGGCGGGCGACGGCGCGGTGGGCTTCGTCGACGCCGACGACATCGCCGACGTCGCGGTGGCCGCCCTCACCGGGTCGGGGCACGGCGGCCACACCTACGAGCTGTCCGGGCCGCGCGCGTTGAGCATGGCCGAAGCCGCCGCCGAGATCGCCACCGCGACCGGTCGGCCGGTCCGCTACACGGCACTGGACCTGGCGACCTACCGCGCCGAGCTCGTCGCGGCCGGCTGGCCGGAGTCCGATGCGCGGGAACTCGGCCTGGTGGTGACGGCCGTGCGCGACGGGCTGGACGCCTACCTCTCGGACGGCGTCGAGCGGGCACTGGGCCGCCCGCCCCGGGACTTCACCGCCTTCGCGGCCGCCGCCACCTGGCCGTGA
- a CDS encoding FAD-dependent oxidoreductase, producing the protein MGDIAVVGGGVIGLTCALGLAEAGHRVEVVADLAPGGTVSAVAGGLWFPYLAAPADAVLRWARVSLARFAELADRPGTGVWWREGIVLHRDRDPDLSWTALVPDRRAAEPGELPDGVVSGVVCSVPVVDTAAYLDWLAARCAGAGVVFRRARVSRPADLPQPTVVVAAGLRSGDLVDDPTVEPVRGQVVRLANPGLTRWVVDDDNPGGMTYAIPRGHDVVCGGTAERGETGLGHDAGVERAVLDRVVALVPSLRDAPVVSRAVGLRPTRPSVRLDRVTRSGQVLISCYGHGGAGVTLSWGCAADVVGLSGP; encoded by the coding sequence ATGGGTGACATCGCGGTGGTCGGCGGCGGGGTGATCGGGCTGACCTGCGCGCTGGGGTTGGCCGAGGCGGGGCACCGGGTGGAGGTGGTCGCGGACCTGGCACCGGGCGGGACGGTGTCGGCGGTGGCGGGCGGCCTGTGGTTCCCCTACCTGGCCGCGCCCGCCGACGCCGTGCTCCGGTGGGCGCGGGTGTCGCTCGCCCGGTTCGCGGAGCTGGCCGACCGGCCGGGAACCGGTGTGTGGTGGCGCGAGGGGATCGTCCTGCACCGGGACCGCGACCCGGACCTGTCGTGGACGGCCCTGGTGCCGGACCGCCGCGCCGCCGAGCCCGGGGAACTGCCCGACGGCGTCGTGTCGGGGGTGGTGTGCTCGGTGCCGGTGGTCGACACGGCGGCCTACCTCGACTGGCTGGCCGCGCGGTGTGCCGGGGCCGGGGTGGTGTTCCGGCGGGCGCGGGTGTCGCGGCCGGCGGACCTGCCGCAGCCGACCGTCGTGGTGGCGGCCGGGCTGCGCTCCGGTGACCTGGTGGACGACCCCACCGTCGAGCCCGTGCGCGGGCAGGTCGTCCGGCTCGCCAACCCCGGACTCACCCGGTGGGTGGTGGACGACGACAACCCGGGCGGCATGACCTACGCCATCCCGCGCGGCCACGACGTGGTGTGCGGCGGCACCGCCGAGCGCGGCGAGACCGGGCTCGGCCACGACGCGGGCGTGGAGCGGGCCGTGCTGGACCGGGTGGTCGCGCTGGTGCCGAGCCTGCGGGACGCGCCCGTCGTGTCGCGCGCGGTCGGGTTGCGCCCGACCCGGCCGTCGGTGCGCCTCGACCGGGTGACACGGTCGGGGCAGGTCCTGATCAGCTGCTACGGGCACGGCGGCGCGGGTGTGACACTGTCCTGGGGCTGCGCGGCCGACGTGGTCGGTTTGAGCGGCCCCTGA
- a CDS encoding class I SAM-dependent methyltransferase, with the protein MTTTEQFWEGFYLDRDQVWSGEPNPLLVREVAGLTPGTALDLGCAEGGDVVWLARQGWRVLGVDVSATALGRAAARAAGAGVADLVAFERHDLGETFPAGEFDLVSAQYLHSPVAVEGERGGILRHAADAVAPGGVLVIGGHAGWPSWVTEHPHGDIVLPTTAEVLRSLDLGEGWQVETDEVVRREMADPDGNPGHRDDNVLRIRRLP; encoded by the coding sequence ATGACGACGACCGAGCAGTTCTGGGAGGGCTTCTACCTGGACCGGGACCAGGTGTGGAGCGGCGAGCCGAACCCGTTGCTGGTGCGCGAGGTCGCCGGGCTCACCCCCGGCACCGCGCTGGACCTGGGGTGCGCGGAGGGCGGGGACGTGGTCTGGCTGGCCCGCCAGGGCTGGCGGGTGCTGGGTGTGGACGTGTCCGCGACCGCGCTCGGCCGGGCCGCCGCCCGCGCGGCCGGAGCCGGGGTCGCCGACCTGGTCGCGTTCGAGCGGCACGACCTCGGCGAGACGTTCCCGGCCGGCGAGTTCGACCTGGTGTCCGCCCAGTACCTGCACTCGCCGGTGGCGGTGGAGGGCGAGCGCGGTGGCATCCTGCGGCACGCGGCCGACGCGGTCGCTCCCGGCGGCGTGCTGGTGATCGGCGGGCACGCCGGCTGGCCGTCCTGGGTGACCGAGCACCCGCACGGCGACATCGTGCTGCCGACCACGGCCGAGGTGCTCCGGTCGCTCGACCTGGGCGAGGGCTGGCAGGTCGAGACCGACGAGGTCGTCCGGCGGGAGATGGCCGACCCCGACGGCAACCCCGGCCACCGCGACGACAACGTCCTGCGGATCCGCCGGCTGCCCTAG
- a CDS encoding helix-turn-helix domain-containing protein produces the protein MDELEDVLKAVGPRLRAIRRQRGVTLADLATATGISESTLSRLESGQRRANLELLLPLARAHGVPLDELVGAPNTGDPRVHMRPLRRGNRTIIPLTRRAGGLQAYKMIIPGGRAQVEPELRVHEGYEWLYVLDGTLRLLLGDQDLALKPGEAAEFDTHVPHYFEAADDKPVELLTLFGQQGERAHVRARSK, from the coding sequence ATGGACGAGCTGGAGGACGTGCTCAAGGCGGTGGGCCCGCGGCTGCGGGCGATCAGGAGGCAGCGCGGGGTGACCCTGGCCGACCTCGCCACCGCCACCGGCATCTCGGAGAGCACCCTGTCCCGACTGGAGAGCGGGCAGCGGCGGGCCAACCTGGAGCTGCTGCTGCCCCTCGCCAGGGCGCACGGGGTGCCGCTCGACGAACTGGTGGGCGCGCCGAACACCGGCGACCCCAGGGTGCACATGCGGCCGCTGCGGCGCGGGAACCGGACGATCATCCCGCTGACCCGGCGCGCCGGCGGCCTCCAAGCGTACAAGATGATCATCCCCGGCGGCCGGGCGCAGGTGGAGCCGGAGTTGCGCGTGCACGAGGGCTACGAGTGGCTCTACGTGCTCGACGGCACGCTCCGGCTGCTGCTCGGCGACCAGGACCTGGCGCTCAAGCCGGGCGAGGCCGCCGAGTTCGACACCCACGTGCCGCACTACTTCGAGGCCGCGGACGACAAGCCCGTCGAACTGCTGACCCTGTTCGGCCAGCAGGGCGAACGGGCCCACGTCCGCGCCCGCTCCAAGTAG
- a CDS encoding MFS transporter, which yields MSRPPAGVLAVLVGVVLIAANLRVAVTSLGAVLDQARADLGMSSVVASTVATLPVLCFGVVAVATPRVVRRLGAAAGLGLGVGVLLVGLVVRVAGGEGALLVGTVLACAGIATANVLVPVVVKEEFPHRVGEVTGAYSAVMSVGAAVGAAATVPVGAIAGGWRGGLAAWSVPAAVALLLWLPQTRRSGRAGGTATSVRAVLRSPVAWAVTLLFATQSLLAFVVMAWLPAIYHDAGFSPGQAGVLLSVSVLAGVPVYFAVPVLASRLRAQGCLGAVLTAFEVLGLTGLLTAPATAPWLWAVLIGVGGGVFPLTLALFGLRTRTPADTAALSALAQGGGYLLAAGGPLLVGVLRDVTGSWSVPILVLIGVCALQVVLSFAAGRRGWAPSA from the coding sequence ATGAGCCGGCCGCCGGCCGGGGTGCTCGCCGTCCTGGTCGGGGTCGTGCTGATCGCCGCGAACCTGCGGGTCGCCGTCACCAGCCTGGGCGCGGTGCTCGACCAGGCGCGCGCCGACCTGGGGATGTCGTCCGTCGTCGCGTCGACCGTCGCGACCCTGCCGGTCCTGTGCTTCGGCGTCGTGGCGGTGGCCACGCCCCGGGTGGTGCGGCGGCTCGGCGCGGCGGCCGGGCTCGGGCTCGGCGTCGGCGTGCTGCTCGTCGGCCTGGTGGTCCGGGTGGCCGGCGGCGAGGGCGCGCTGCTGGTCGGCACGGTCCTCGCGTGCGCCGGGATCGCCACGGCGAACGTGCTGGTCCCGGTGGTGGTCAAGGAGGAGTTCCCGCACCGCGTCGGGGAGGTCACCGGCGCGTACAGCGCGGTGATGTCGGTCGGCGCGGCGGTCGGGGCCGCGGCGACCGTCCCCGTGGGCGCGATCGCCGGCGGCTGGCGCGGCGGGCTGGCCGCGTGGTCCGTGCCCGCCGCCGTGGCCCTGTTGCTCTGGCTGCCGCAGACCCGCCGGTCCGGCCGGGCCGGCGGGACGGCGACGTCGGTCCGGGCCGTGCTGCGCAGCCCGGTCGCGTGGGCGGTGACGCTGCTGTTCGCCACCCAGTCGCTGCTCGCGTTCGTGGTGATGGCCTGGCTGCCCGCGATCTACCACGACGCCGGGTTCTCCCCGGGCCAGGCCGGCGTGCTGCTGTCGGTCAGCGTGCTCGCCGGGGTGCCGGTGTACTTCGCGGTCCCGGTCCTGGCGTCCCGGTTGCGCGCCCAGGGCTGCCTCGGCGCGGTCCTGACCGCGTTCGAGGTGCTGGGGCTCACCGGGCTGCTCACCGCGCCGGCGACCGCGCCGTGGCTGTGGGCGGTGCTGATCGGCGTGGGCGGCGGGGTGTTCCCGCTGACCCTGGCGCTGTTCGGGCTGCGGACCCGGACGCCCGCCGACACCGCCGCGCTGTCCGCGCTGGCCCAGGGTGGCGGCTACCTGCTCGCCGCCGGCGGGCCGCTGCTGGTCGGCGTGCTGCGCGACGTGACCGGCTCGTGGTCGGTCCCGATCCTGGTCCTGATCGGCGTGTGCGCCCTCCAGGTGGTCCTGTCGTTCGCCGCCGGGCGGCGCGGGTGGGCACCGTCGGCCTGA
- a CDS encoding FCD domain-containing protein: MHHTPPIESALLAAMSAQAGPMGARAALVHLRDKGFEVSESTISRLLRELDDRALTASLGKKGRVLTEEGRRAAANLLLDSRRASNFADALNLRDVHDLVDHLAGRRGIEREAARAAALRARPEEVARLHEMVETSGSGRWQERLGFHRSIGEVSHNKQIQAITTTLFDERLDPLEHLLVLIGIKQEALVRWDEEHRAIVAAISARDPDRAEDLMVVHLDGMIRDTELFADGGNAHVIHAVLAEIEST, encoded by the coding sequence GTGCACCACACGCCACCGATCGAATCCGCACTGCTGGCCGCCATGAGCGCGCAAGCGGGCCCGATGGGCGCCCGCGCGGCGCTGGTACACCTGCGGGACAAGGGGTTCGAGGTCAGCGAGTCGACCATCAGCCGACTGCTGCGGGAGCTGGACGACCGGGCGCTGACCGCGTCGCTGGGCAAGAAGGGCCGGGTGCTGACCGAGGAGGGCCGGCGGGCCGCCGCCAACCTCCTGCTCGACAGCAGGCGGGCGTCCAACTTCGCCGACGCCCTCAACCTGCGCGACGTCCACGACCTGGTGGACCACCTGGCGGGGCGACGGGGGATCGAGCGGGAAGCCGCCCGCGCCGCCGCCCTGCGGGCCCGGCCCGAGGAGGTGGCGCGGCTGCACGAGATGGTCGAGACCTCCGGGTCCGGGCGCTGGCAGGAGCGGCTGGGCTTCCACCGCTCCATCGGCGAGGTCTCGCACAACAAGCAGATCCAGGCCATCACCACCACGTTGTTCGACGAACGCCTCGACCCGCTGGAACACCTGCTGGTGCTGATCGGGATCAAGCAGGAAGCACTGGTGCGCTGGGACGAGGAGCACCGCGCCATCGTGGCGGCCATCTCGGCCCGGGACCCGGACCGCGCCGAGGACCTGATGGTCGTCCACCTCGACGGGATGATCCGGGACACCGAGCTGTTCGCCGACGGCGGCAACGCCCACGTCATCCACGCGGTACTCGCCGAGATCGAGTCCACGTGA